In the genome of Hyphomicrobium sp. CS1GBMeth3, the window TCGACGGGGCCCAGGATGTTGGCCGGCTCGTTGACGAGGTCGCGAGCAACGTAGACGCCATCGGCAACGGCGCGCTTGGCCTCGAAGGCCGCGCTTGCCTTGTCCGGGGCGGCGCAATGCACGACGAGCTTGGTCAGGCGGTCGGGGACGGGCTTCTGGTCGGTATTGCCATTGCCGTTGGCCCCCTCCTCTCCGTTCTTTTTCGTCAGATATTTGCGGAACGCGTAGTGGCGCAGCAGTGCGCCCATGGCTAGGCTCGCGGCAATGGCTTCCGGCTTGGTGTCGCCGGCGCCGGCCACGTCCGCGATGATGCTCGCGGTCGCCGTCTTGCGCGCCGAGATCTGCCCGAGCGCATAGCCGCCGAGGGCTATCCAGTCGCTGTCGGTCTGCTCGCTCGCCTTGCCCGTGCCGACGAGAATGAGGCGGCCGATATCGAGCTTCTGCGGCGCCAAGATCTCAATCGAGGTCTTTTGCTTGCCTTTGAACTCCGCGGCTTCGGCCGCCTTGAGGATCAACCCGTTGCTGCGCGTGTTCAGCGCCGCGACCGTCGGGGACAAGGCCAGATCGTTGGCGACGAGAGCCGCCGTGCTCGCCTCGGGGGCGGCGTCGAGGCGGGCGAACGTGATTTCGAGCGGAGTGGACATTCTTCTGCGGGTGCTCCTCAAGGGACACGTGTGCCGGGCGCGTCCGGGATGAATATGGGAAACACGGAACCGGCTTGGCACACGAAAACTGTGCGCCATCGCTGCCGCGACCGTGCCAAACTGGGCGGGTGCTTTTCGATCTTTGCCTTAAAACTTAGCTGCTTGCCGGGGAAGTGCAAGGTGGGCCGGCCCGCTTTGCGGCGGGAAAAGGGACTTTATGGTTGCCCGGTGGGGGCTGAGGCGGGCCGAGGCCAGTCCACATGCCACCCACAAGCCAGATGGCCTAGAGGCTTGGAGAACAGCCGAAATTCCGCCATTCTGCCGTGGGACGAGGCTTCAATCGAGACGAGGGATTCGGACGCGCGCAGCCCCCGCGAGGGGACACGGCGAAAGGTGGCGCCCCAGAGGTGCCCCACGCCGCGCTGGACCGGCCGCATCCCCGCAGGGGGCCTGCGGGAGCCGAGCGTGGTCGACGTTACATGAGGATTTTCTCGCGATACGTCTTCGGTCAGTCCGGCAGTGCGCTAATCCTGGTGCTGCTGTCTCTGACAGGTGTCGTCTGGATTTCACTGGCGCTACGCGAGCTCAACGTCGTCACGAGCAGCGGGCAGAGCGCGCTAACACTCGTCAAAATGACGACGCTCGGCCTGCCGAGCTTCATTGCGGTCATCACGCCGTTCGCGCTGCTGATCACGACGATCCACACCTTGAACAGGCTCAACGGCGACAGCGAGATCATCGTTCTCACGGCCTCCGGTGCAACGGCTTGGACGATCGTCAAGCCGCTCGCTGCTCTCGCAGCGGTGGTCATGATCGGCATCACGTTCGTCAATCATATCGCCGCGCCATGGAGCTATCGGGAGCTGCGCGAGATCATTCTGCAGGTCAGGACAGACCTGCTCACCCAAGTCATCCAGCCCGGCCGCTTCTCGAGCCCCGAACGCGGGCTCACATTCCATATCCGCGAGCGCACGCTGGACGGCACGCTGCACGGCCTCGTCATGCACGACGCGCGCAAGGACAACGAGGTGCAGTCCTATCTCGCGGACAAGGGCGTGCTCGTCGAGGACAACGGAGGCGCCTACCTGTTCATGATGGACGGGCACATTCTCCGTCGCAACGGAGGCCTCAGCGAGCCGACACAGATCATCGCTTTCGACAAGTACGCGGTCGATCTCGACAGCTTCGAGCGTCGCGTTCAGGAAGGCGCGACGCAGCTCCGGCCGCGCGAGCGCTATTTCGGCGAGCTTGTCGAGGGGATGAGCGAGGCGCCCGAGGAGGACGCCGAAAAGGGCAAGCGGGCAAAGGATGACAATCCTGGAAAAATGCGCGCCGAGTTGCATGAGCGTTTCTCGAGCGCGCTCTATCCGCTGGCGTTCGTGCTCATGGCCGTCGCGATGGTCGGGCAGGCGCAGAGCACGCGTCAGAACCGGCATGCCCGCATCGGGCTCTGCTTCCTGGCCGGCGTCGGGTTGCGGCTCGGGGGGCTCGCGGTGAACAACGTCGTCAGCTTGCACGCCGGGGCGGTGCCGTTTCTGTATCTCATCCCGCTGGCGGCGATCGTGGTGTCCATGGTCCTCATCGTGCGCGGCACGCGCCAGTCGCGCGGGGCGGCGCGGCTCGACACGATCGTCGACGCGACGATAGCGCTTGGTGAGCGGCTCAGGCAGCGCTTCGGGCGGCGTGCGCAGCCCGCAGGCGCGAGGAGCTAGCGATGCCCGGCATCTCCACCCTGTCGCTCTATCTCAGCATGCGGTTCCTAACCGCCATCTTCGCGGTGTTCGGGCTGTGCACCGTATTGATTTTCATGATCGATTTCGTGGAGATGCTGCGCCAGGCCGGTAAGCACGGAAGCGTCCCCGTGGGTATGCTCGTCCGCATCACGGTGCTCAGATTGCCGGCCTACACGGAGATCCTGCTGCCGTTTGCCGTGCTCGTCGGCTCGATCGGCACGCTGTTGATGCTGAGCCGGAAGAGCGAGCTCGCGGTGATGCGTGCTGGCGGCATGTCCGTCTGGCAGTTCCTGAAACCCGGCATTGCCGTCGCGCTTCTGCTCGGCGTGTTCAGCTCGCTCGTCTTCAATCCGCTGGCCGCCCAGGCCCGCGACAGGGCCGAGGGGCTTTACGCCGATGCGTTCGGCCGGGAATCGACGACGCTCGGCAAGGGCGCCGGCGGCCCGTGGCTGCGGCAGGACGGTCTCGACGGCCAGTCCATCCTGAGCGCCGCCTCCGCAGGCCGCCGCGGCACGGAGCTCAAGGCCGTCACCGCCTTCGTCTACGACAAAGAGGGCCGCTTCACCGAGCGGGTCGACGCCAAGGAAGCGCGGCTTCAGGAGGGCTTTTGGGTCCTGCGGGACGCGGTCGTTTCCGGCGTCGGCCGGGAGCCGGAAACGTTCGGCCGATATTTGCTCTCAACCTACCTTACACCCGAGCGGGCGGCCGATGCCTTCGGCAGCCTCATCTCGATCTCCTTCTGGGAGCTTCCAGACCTTATCTATGTTGCTGAAAAAGCCGGTCTTTCCACAACTCAATTGCGCACGCAGTACGAGCTTTTGCTGACCCGCCCCCTCCTCTGCATCGCCATGGTGTTTTTGGCGGCAACTGTGTCGTTGCGGTCATTCCGCTCAGGGGGGATCCAGACTATGGTTGTTACAGGAATGGTAGGGGGCTTTGGGTTTCTCCTTTTCGCTGAGGTTTCAAGGCAAATCGGCACAGCCGGCCTTGCCCCGGTTTGGGCGGCGGTCTGGGTTCCGTTGCTTCTCGCCATTCTGTGTTCGGTCACGGTGCTGTTGCACCAGGAGGACGGTTAAGTGATGCGTGTTGCGCGCACATTGCTGGCGACATGCACTCGGTTCCTCACCCCGTATTCCCGCCGGCAGGCGGAGGATAGGGGGCGTTTGCGCTTGTCTTTTGCAACCATTCCTCACTCCATGCCCCGCGCACGCCTCCAGCTCTCCGTCATCCCAGCCCTCCTCCTTCTGGCGTTTGCCGTGGCCGGGGCGAGCCCGGCGCTCGCTCAGCTCCCGAAACAGAAGGGCTCCGCCTTCCCGGAGCAGCCCGGCGGCATCTTCGGCAAGCCCGAGAAGCTCGACCGCTCGCTGCCGCTCTACCTGCAGGGCGACGAGCTGGTCTACGACAACTCTGGCAACCGCGTGATCGCGCGCGGAAACGTCGAAATCTACTACAACAAGAACGTGTTGACGGCCGACGAGGTAATCTACGACCGCAGTGCCAACACGCTGACGGCGTCGGGCAACGTTCAGCTCAAGGACGCGAACGGCAACGTCATCCGGGCCGAGAACTACACGCTGACGGACGATTTCCGCGACGGCTTCGTGCAGTCGCTGTCGGTGGTGGCGCGCGACGATTCACGCATCACGGCCTCGCGCGGCGAGCGCCGCGAAGGCAACATCACCGAGTTCTCGGACGCGACGTTCACGGCCTGTAAGAGCGAGGGCAACGTTCCGCCGCTGTGGTGTATCGGCGCCAAGCGCGTGATTCATGATCAATCGGCGGCCACGATCTCCTACCAGGATGCCGAGTTCAAAATCCTCGGCGTTACGGTCGCCTACCTGCCCTACTTTGAGCACCCGGATCCGTCGGTGAAGCGCAAGAGCGGTTTCCTGGCGCCGACCTATGGCAACTCGAACGACCTCGGCGTCTTCTTCGAGCTGCCCTACTATTTCGCGCTGTCGCCGCACTACGACTTCACGTTCCGGCCGCGCTACATGAGCGAGCAGGGCGTGCTCTGGCAGGGTGACTGGCGGCAGCGGCTGGCCAACGGCGAGTACAGCGTCAGCCTCGCCGGTATCGACCAGGACTGGAGGGATCTGCCGGGCGATCCTGATAGTGCGCGGAATCGCGATGGTTGGCGCGGCAGCATCGAGACGCACGGCCGCTTCTCGCTCTCGAGCTGGTGGAGCTACGGCTGGAACGCGATCATCGAGAGCGACGATTCCTTTCGCCGCTTCTACAAACTCGACAGCGTGCTGCTGACCGACCGCGTCAACGACGTTTGGCTCGTCGGCCTCTCCGAGCGTAATTACTTCGGCGCCAAGCTTTATCACTTCGGCGGCCTCCTCGTGGAGGACGACGACGCGGCGGAATCGCTGGTCCATCCGGTGATCGACCACAACTACGTGTTCAAGGACCCGGTGCTCGGCGGCGAGCTGCGCTGGAGAGCGAACGCATTGAGCCTGTCGCGCTCGGACGTCGACTCCGCTTCCGGCCTCGTCTCGCAAGACATGAACCGCGTGATTGCCGAAGTATCCTGGCGCCGCCGCTTCACCGACGCGGTCGGCATCACCTACACGCCGTTCGGCGAGCTTCGCGGCGACGTCTACCAGGTGGATTATTCGGATTTCAACGATCCGAACGACCCCACCCTGAACCTCGACGATACCTTCCTGCGCGGGCTCGCGACGGGCGGTGTCACCGTGTCCTATCCGTGGGTGGCCAATGTGGGCGCCACGTCGCACGTCATCGAGCCGATCGGCCAGCTCGTCGCGCACAATTCCAGTGTCAGCCAGGCCGGTTTGCCGAACGAAGACGCGCAGAGCCTGATTTTCGACGACACCAATCTGTTCTCGACATCCAAGTTCTCGGGCTATGACCGCCTCGAGACGGGCGTGCGCGCCAACGTCGGCCTGCAGTACACCTTCCAGGGACCGGTGGGATACGCGCGTGTTCTCGCCGGCCAGAGCTTCCATCTCTCGGGTGACAACGCCTATAGCGAGAATAGATATCAGGACGGTACGGCATTCAACGCCGACAGCGGCCTCGAGACCGACGATTCCGACTACGTGCTCGGTGTCTACCTGGCGCCGACCGATATCTTCCGTGTGATCTCGCAAACGCGCTTCGACGAGGACGACCTGTCGGTGCGGCGCGCGGACTTGACCGGCGTGTTCACCTACGGGCCGCTGTCGACCGCCGTCACCTATACCTACGGCCAGGTCTTCGACTACCAGACGAACAGCTCGTACACAGCCTCGAACGATTACCGCGAGGGCGAGGAAATTCTCGGCCAGGCGACGCTGCGTCTGACCGATCGCTGGACGCTGTCGGGCTCCATGCGCTACGACCTCGACAACAACGAACGTCTGATGGACTCGATCACGCTCGCCTACCTGGACGAGTGCTTCATGCTGAGCGCCACCTACAGCGAGACGTTCATCACCGACCCGGGCCGCGATATCGAGCCTGACCAGGTTGTGATGCTGCGCTTCGAGTTCAAGCACCTCGGCGGCTTTAACTATCAGACCAATGTGGTCGACTACCTCGGCGGCGAAGACTCCTCGGCGTTCAAGCAATCGAATTGATATCTCTCCCTGCCGTGCCGGATTACCGGGTGCATGGTCCCGGATCGGCAGGTTTAGGCTTCGCCGCCTTGGCACTGCCAAGGTTCATGTGGATAAGTTGCTGAGGCGCGTGGCCTTTGCGCCCGAATCCCGCCGGGCTTATGCTGGTGGGCACTTAGCCCCGGAGAGCCGGATGCGCCGGCCCTCGATGTCCAACCGGTCGCGATTTGACCCGTCTGCGCTGACGAGACAGCCTTGATGTCCAATTTTACCCGTGCCGTCGTTTTAGCTACCGGGGGAGCCCTGCTCGCCACCGGCTTCGGCGTGCTGAGTGCCGCCGCTGAGCCCGGCAAACCGGTTCTGCTGGCCCAGACCACGGCCAATGCCGAGATCGTCAATCCGGCCCTCAAGGCGGAACGTCCCAAGGGCGGCCTTTCGATTGCCGTTCTCGTCAACGACGAGCCGATCACGGCCTACGAGATCGAACAGCGCGCAGCGTTCCTCGCCCTTCAAGGTGGAGGTGGCGGCGGTGACATGCGCGCCAAAGCCGAGGCGCGCTGGAAGTCGATCATCCAGAACCCGAAGACCAACGAGCGCTTCAAGCAGATTCTGCAGAAGAACAACGTGCAGTCGCAGGAGGAAGCGCAGGCGCTGCAGACAAAGTTCGTCAAGCAGCTGCAGGCCGACATGATGAACCAGCTCAAGCGCGAGGCCCGCTCCAGCGCGCTCGCCGGATCGAAGGGCAAGGCGCAGGACGAGCTGATCGAGGAGAAGCTCAAGCTGCAGGCCGCAAAACAGCTCAACGTCGTCGCAGAGGATGCCGAGGTCGACAAGATCGTTGGCGGTATCGCCGAGCGCAACAAGATGACGCTCGAGCAGTTCGGCCAGCACATGAAGGGCATGGGTGTCGACATCCGCACCATGAAGAGCCGCTTCAAGGCCGAGATGTCCTGGCGCGAAGTCGTTCGGCGTCGCTTCGGCCATCTGGTTTCGATCACCGAGCGCGACGTGGACCAGCTGATGGCGACCACGTCGGTACAGGCTCAGGGCGATGTCGAGTTGCAGGTCCAGCGCATCACGTTTCCGCTGCCGGGCGCCGTCGATCAGTCGGTCATTGCACAACGCATTGCCGAAGCTGACGCGGTAGCGCGGCAGTTCTCGGGCTGCGCGTCGTTACCATCACTCGCGGCCTCCGCGGGAGGCCGGCACGAGGATCTCGGTGCGCGCAAGCCATCGACCATTCCGGAGCCCACCCGTAGCCTGCTGCTTAATGCGCGTGACGGCGATCTCCTTCCGGCAAGCGTCAGCAACGGCGGTGTCGAGCTGTGGGCGCTGTGCGGCCGGAAGGCCGAAAACTCGGCGCGCGAGAACGCTCAGGCCGAGCTTCGCCAGCAGGAGTTCGACGTGCTTGCCCAGAAGCATCTGAAGGACCTGCGGCAGGACGCGTCCATCGAGATCCGGTAATGAGCCCCGCTCCTCCCCTCGCCCTGACCGCGGGCGATCCAGCGGGAATCGGACCTGACATCACGCTTATTGCTTGGCTGGCGCGGCGCGAGCAGGCGCTGGCGCCATTCGCGGTATTCGGCGATGCCGATGTTCTCGCCGCGCGTGCGCAGGCGCTCGGGCTTTCGGTCGACATCGCGGTGATCCCGGCCGTTTCGCAGGCGGCATCCGTGTTCGAGACGCGCCTCCCTGTCTTTCCTGTTGCGTGCCCGGCGCCTGTGACGGCCGGCCAGCCGGATTCAACCAACGCGCCGGCGGTCATCGGCTCGATCGAAGCTGCCGTGCTCGCCGTGCGCAAGGGCGATGCGCGGGCGGTGGTGACGAACCCCATCGCGAAATCCGTGCTCATGACATCCGGATTTTCGCATCCCGGCCATACCGAGTATCTCGGCGCGTTGGCGGAAGCGCATTTCGGCGCCCTGAACGCGAGGCCCGTCATGCTGCTCGCGTCCGATGCGCTCAAGGTGGTGCCGCTCACCGTGCACATTCCGCTGGCGCGCGTGCCGGCGGCGATCTCGGCCGAGGCGATCGAGACGACCGCTCGCATTCTTGACCGCTCGCTCGCTCAAGACTTCGGCATTGCTCAGCCTCGTATCGCGGTGACCGGTCTCAATCCACACGCGGGCGAGGACGGCAGAATTGGAGACGAGGACGCGCGCATCATCGCGCCGGCGATCGCCGCGCTCGTGCGCGAGGGATTGGCCGTGACCGGCCCGCATCCGGCGGATACGCTGTTCCATGCGGAGGCGCGGCAGGCCTATGACGCGGTGCTCGCGATGTATCACGATCAGGCGCTGATCCCGATCAAGACGCTGGCCTTCGATACGGGCGTCAATGTCACCATCGGGCTGCCGTTCGTGCGCACGTCGCCCGATCACGGCACGGCCTTTTCGCTCGCCGGAACGGGGCGTGCGCGCGCTTCGAGCCTCATCGAAGCGCTCAAAGTTGCCGATGCGATTGCTCGCCGCCGCGCGAGCCACAGCGCCGAGCGCGTCTGATGGGAAGCGCGGCCGACGACGATGCCGAGCATGCGGAGGCACGGCCCGGCGCAAGCCCCGACGGCCTAGCACCGCTGCGCGACGTTATCCGCCGCTACGACCTCGCCGCCAAGAAGAGCCTCGGGCAGAACTTCATTCTCGACCTAAATCTGACGCGCCGTATCGCGCGTGCCGGTGGCTCTATTACAGGGCGCACGGTGGTCGAGGTGGGACCTGGGCCGGGCGGCCTTACGCGCGCCTTGCTGCTCGAGGGCGCGGCGCGCGTCGTGGCCGTGGAGCGGGATTCCCGCTGCCTGCCGGCGCTCGCTGAAATCAGCGCGCGCTATCCCGGTCAGCTCGAGGTGCACGATGGCGACGCGCTCGAAGCAGATTGGCGCGGGCTCATCGGCGGGCACACCGGCAAGGCCGTCATCGCCGCGAACCTTCCCTACAACGCCGCGACGACGCTGCTCGTCGGCTGGCTCGAGACCGAGCCGTGGCCGCCGTGGTGGGACCGCATGGTGCTGATGTTTCAGAAGGAGGTCGCGGAGCGCATCGTCGCTCAGCCGGGAGGCAAGGACTACGGGCGCCTTTCGGTGATCTCGCAATGGCGGGCGTCGGCGCATATCGCGTTGACGCTGAAGCCGGAAGCCTTCACGCCGCCGCCGAAGGTGTCTTCGGCCGTCGTCGTGTTCACGCCGCGCGAGGTGCCGCAACCCGCCTGCTCCGTGACGGCGCTCGGACGCGTCACCGCGGCGGCATTCGGCCAGCGGCGCAAGATGCTGCGGGCGTCGCTCAGAACGCTGGTCGCAAACCCTGAAGAGCTTCTGGACGCCGCCGGCATTGCACCGGATCTCAGGGCCGAACGCTTGTCTGTGCGCGATTTCGCGCGGCTCGCCCTTGTTTACGAGCGATCGATCGCCGGGCGCTGAGCAGCGCCTTAAGCCACCGCTGCTATTTCACGCCGAGCTTCTTCTGCAGGCTCGACGACGAGGTCGTGTACTGGAACATCAGCTTCTTGTCGGGATACACATATTTGTGCGCTTGCTGCGCCATCAGCGCCGCCTCGTGGAAGCCCGACAGAATGAGCTTCAGCTTGCCGGGATACCAATTGATATCGCCGATCGCGAAGATCCCCTTCTCGCTGGTCTCGAACTTCTCGGTATCGACTAGGATCAGGTTCTCGTTGAGGTTCAGGCCCCAGTGCGCGACGGGGCCGAGCTTCATGGTGAGCCCGAAGAAGGGCAGCACGGTATTCACCGCGAGCCGCTCCTCGCCGTTCGCGGTTTTC includes:
- the lptF gene encoding LPS export ABC transporter permease LptF, which produces MRIFSRYVFGQSGSALILVLLSLTGVVWISLALRELNVVTSSGQSALTLVKMTTLGLPSFIAVITPFALLITTIHTLNRLNGDSEIIVLTASGATAWTIVKPLAALAAVVMIGITFVNHIAAPWSYRELREIILQVRTDLLTQVIQPGRFSSPERGLTFHIRERTLDGTLHGLVMHDARKDNEVQSYLADKGVLVEDNGGAYLFMMDGHILRRNGGLSEPTQIIAFDKYAVDLDSFERRVQEGATQLRPRERYFGELVEGMSEAPEEDAEKGKRAKDDNPGKMRAELHERFSSALYPLAFVLMAVAMVGQAQSTRQNRHARIGLCFLAGVGLRLGGLAVNNVVSLHAGAVPFLYLIPLAAIVVSMVLIVRGTRQSRGAARLDTIVDATIALGERLRQRFGRRAQPAGARS
- the lptG gene encoding LPS export ABC transporter permease LptG, with translation MPGISTLSLYLSMRFLTAIFAVFGLCTVLIFMIDFVEMLRQAGKHGSVPVGMLVRITVLRLPAYTEILLPFAVLVGSIGTLLMLSRKSELAVMRAGGMSVWQFLKPGIAVALLLGVFSSLVFNPLAAQARDRAEGLYADAFGRESTTLGKGAGGPWLRQDGLDGQSILSAASAGRRGTELKAVTAFVYDKEGRFTERVDAKEARLQEGFWVLRDAVVSGVGREPETFGRYLLSTYLTPERAADAFGSLISISFWELPDLIYVAEKAGLSTTQLRTQYELLLTRPLLCIAMVFLAATVSLRSFRSGGIQTMVVTGMVGGFGFLLFAEVSRQIGTAGLAPVWAAVWVPLLLAILCSVTVLLHQEDG
- a CDS encoding LPS-assembly protein LptD, which translates into the protein MPRARLQLSVIPALLLLAFAVAGASPALAQLPKQKGSAFPEQPGGIFGKPEKLDRSLPLYLQGDELVYDNSGNRVIARGNVEIYYNKNVLTADEVIYDRSANTLTASGNVQLKDANGNVIRAENYTLTDDFRDGFVQSLSVVARDDSRITASRGERREGNITEFSDATFTACKSEGNVPPLWCIGAKRVIHDQSAATISYQDAEFKILGVTVAYLPYFEHPDPSVKRKSGFLAPTYGNSNDLGVFFELPYYFALSPHYDFTFRPRYMSEQGVLWQGDWRQRLANGEYSVSLAGIDQDWRDLPGDPDSARNRDGWRGSIETHGRFSLSSWWSYGWNAIIESDDSFRRFYKLDSVLLTDRVNDVWLVGLSERNYFGAKLYHFGGLLVEDDDAAESLVHPVIDHNYVFKDPVLGGELRWRANALSLSRSDVDSASGLVSQDMNRVIAEVSWRRRFTDAVGITYTPFGELRGDVYQVDYSDFNDPNDPTLNLDDTFLRGLATGGVTVSYPWVANVGATSHVIEPIGQLVAHNSSVSQAGLPNEDAQSLIFDDTNLFSTSKFSGYDRLETGVRANVGLQYTFQGPVGYARVLAGQSFHLSGDNAYSENRYQDGTAFNADSGLETDDSDYVLGVYLAPTDIFRVISQTRFDEDDLSVRRADLTGVFTYGPLSTAVTYTYGQVFDYQTNSSYTASNDYREGEEILGQATLRLTDRWTLSGSMRYDLDNNERLMDSITLAYLDECFMLSATYSETFITDPGRDIEPDQVVMLRFEFKHLGGFNYQTNVVDYLGGEDSSAFKQSN
- the pdxA gene encoding 4-hydroxythreonine-4-phosphate dehydrogenase PdxA — encoded protein: MSPAPPLALTAGDPAGIGPDITLIAWLARREQALAPFAVFGDADVLAARAQALGLSVDIAVIPAVSQAASVFETRLPVFPVACPAPVTAGQPDSTNAPAVIGSIEAAVLAVRKGDARAVVTNPIAKSVLMTSGFSHPGHTEYLGALAEAHFGALNARPVMLLASDALKVVPLTVHIPLARVPAAISAEAIETTARILDRSLAQDFGIAQPRIAVTGLNPHAGEDGRIGDEDARIIAPAIAALVREGLAVTGPHPADTLFHAEARQAYDAVLAMYHDQALIPIKTLAFDTGVNVTIGLPFVRTSPDHGTAFSLAGTGRARASSLIEALKVADAIARRRASHSAERV
- the rsmA gene encoding 16S rRNA (adenine(1518)-N(6)/adenine(1519)-N(6))-dimethyltransferase RsmA; translated protein: MGSAADDDAEHAEARPGASPDGLAPLRDVIRRYDLAAKKSLGQNFILDLNLTRRIARAGGSITGRTVVEVGPGPGGLTRALLLEGAARVVAVERDSRCLPALAEISARYPGQLEVHDGDALEADWRGLIGGHTGKAVIAANLPYNAATTLLVGWLETEPWPPWWDRMVLMFQKEVAERIVAQPGGKDYGRLSVISQWRASAHIALTLKPEAFTPPPKVSSAVVVFTPREVPQPACSVTALGRVTAAAFGQRRKMLRASLRTLVANPEELLDAAGIAPDLRAERLSVRDFARLALVYERSIAGR